The Algoriphagus halophilus genome window below encodes:
- the gldE gene encoding gliding motility-associated protein GldE, which translates to MDDPYPSYHLLAQISELSLSYLIFNSLLFLILLIGSALVSGSEVAFFSLSNEDLDSLQLDQSGQAKQVIRLVEAPKNLLSTILILNNLINIGIVTLTTFVSWSIFGMNATGIIVILVQTIGVTFAIVFFGEIVPKVYAAKASMQFSLIMAPSISFFSTILKPISIFLEAMSNLIEKNIQKRGYSLSVNELNQALEMTTEDTPEEERDILKGIVNFGTLTVKQVMRSRMEITAIDEEMDFHELMDKINKSGFSRIPVYNETIDNISGILYIKDLLPFIERDENFNWKDLIRKSYFVPENKKVDTLLKDFQLKRVHMAIVVDEYGGTSGLVTLEDLIEEIIGEINDEFDDTDDIFFQEIDESTFIFEGKVSLNDFCKKLELDPQLFEEVKGENESLGGLLLELNSKLPKNGTKIRFEYFEFTILAVDARKIKKVKVHLLGDPKSNTANFTD; encoded by the coding sequence ATGGACGACCCCTATCCGAGTTACCATTTACTCGCACAGATCAGCGAATTAAGCTTAAGCTACCTGATCTTTAACAGTTTACTTTTTCTTATTCTTCTGATTGGTTCCGCGTTGGTTTCTGGATCAGAAGTAGCATTTTTCTCCCTATCCAACGAAGATTTAGATTCACTTCAACTCGATCAATCCGGACAAGCAAAACAAGTGATCAGATTGGTAGAAGCACCTAAAAACCTGCTGAGCACCATACTTATCCTTAACAACCTGATCAACATTGGAATTGTCACCTTAACCACCTTTGTATCCTGGTCGATCTTTGGTATGAATGCCACCGGAATCATCGTCATCCTTGTCCAAACGATCGGAGTTACCTTCGCCATTGTATTCTTTGGGGAAATAGTCCCAAAAGTCTATGCTGCAAAAGCGAGCATGCAGTTTAGTTTGATCATGGCCCCTAGTATCAGCTTCTTCAGTACCATATTGAAACCCATTTCCATATTCTTGGAAGCCATGAGTAACCTCATTGAGAAAAACATTCAAAAAAGAGGCTATTCCCTTTCTGTGAATGAATTGAATCAAGCTTTGGAAATGACTACTGAGGATACTCCAGAAGAAGAACGCGATATTTTAAAAGGAATCGTGAATTTCGGGACTTTGACTGTCAAGCAGGTCATGAGAAGTAGAATGGAAATCACTGCAATTGATGAGGAAATGGACTTCCATGAATTAATGGACAAAATCAATAAAAGTGGCTTCTCCCGAATTCCTGTTTACAATGAGACCATTGACAATATTTCAGGGATACTTTATATCAAAGATTTACTTCCTTTTATAGAAAGAGATGAAAACTTCAACTGGAAAGACCTGATCCGGAAAAGTTACTTCGTCCCTGAAAATAAAAAAGTAGACACCTTGCTGAAAGATTTCCAATTGAAGCGTGTTCATATGGCCATAGTCGTGGATGAATATGGCGGAACTTCTGGCTTGGTTACCCTAGAAGATTTGATTGAAGAAATTATCGGTGAAATAAATGATGAATTTGATGACACAGACGATATTTTCTTTCAGGAAATTGATGAAAGCACATTTATTTTTGAAGGGAAAGTTTCATTGAATGACTTTTGCAAGAAGCTGGAATTGGACCCTCAATTATTTGAGGAAGTCAAAGGTGAAAACGAATCTTTGGGAGGTTTACTTTTGGAGCTAAATTCCAAACTGCCGAAAAACGGAACCAAAATAAGATTCGAATATTTCGAGTTTACTATCCTTGCCGTTGACGCCAGAAAAATCAAAAAAGTCAAAGTTCATCTTTTAGGAGACCCAAAAAGCAATACTGCTAATTTTACGGACTGA
- a CDS encoding HU family DNA-binding protein — protein MTKAEVITKISDKTGIQKDDVTQAVEAFFKVVKDSMSEGENIYVRGFGSFINKKRAKKIARNISKNTAIVIDEHYIPAFKPSKVFVEKIKNSKKIKELAPQD, from the coding sequence GTGACAAAAGCAGAAGTAATCACTAAGATTTCAGACAAGACAGGAATCCAAAAGGATGATGTTACACAGGCCGTTGAGGCTTTCTTCAAGGTAGTAAAAGATTCTATGTCTGAAGGAGAAAACATTTACGTAAGAGGTTTTGGTAGCTTTATCAATAAGAAAAGAGCTAAGAAAATCGCTCGTAATATTTCTAAGAACACAGCTATCGTTATTGATGAGCACTACATTCCAGCTTTCAAGCCTTCTAAAGTGTTTGTAGAGAAGATCAAGAATAGCAAGAAAATTAAAGAATTGGCTCCTCAGGATTAA
- the mutY gene encoding A/G-specific adenine glycosylase encodes MNYKDTDFQAFSYQILRWYHENPRDLPWRGTRNPYKIWLSEIILQQTRVAQGLPYYENFVNKYPTVQDLANAPEEEVLRLWQGLGYYSRARNLHFCAKYICTELNGKFPESYEGLLKLKGVGSYTASAIASFAFGEAKAVVDGNVFRVLARYFGIYTDIASGKGKKQFEALADEIIPRDMPDEYNQAIMDFGARQCTPTNPNCTECPLKSNCFAYTNELTKVLPVKIKKLKIRERNFHYYLIKCGSKWVWNKRGSGDIWEGLFDFPSKEQGVSKNPIDWESFEGEETQHYEKKYRHILSHQRLNATFSEVEIPSKNYHKLADWCNKEGFTLVKEDQIDELAKPKLIVNFLTDQGI; translated from the coding sequence ATGAACTATAAAGACACTGACTTTCAAGCATTTTCATATCAAATCTTACGCTGGTATCATGAAAATCCTAGAGATTTACCTTGGCGAGGAACACGAAATCCATACAAAATTTGGCTCTCTGAAATCATCCTTCAACAAACTCGTGTTGCCCAGGGCTTACCATATTATGAAAACTTTGTAAACAAATATCCAACAGTTCAAGACTTGGCAAATGCACCTGAAGAAGAGGTCTTGAGACTTTGGCAAGGTCTAGGTTATTATAGTAGAGCCAGAAATCTCCATTTCTGTGCAAAATACATTTGCACTGAGCTGAATGGAAAGTTTCCAGAGTCCTATGAAGGACTTTTAAAATTAAAAGGCGTAGGAAGCTATACCGCCTCCGCCATTGCTAGTTTTGCTTTTGGGGAAGCCAAAGCTGTCGTGGATGGAAATGTGTTCAGAGTACTTGCCCGATATTTCGGAATTTATACAGACATTGCCAGCGGTAAAGGGAAAAAACAATTTGAAGCACTAGCAGATGAAATCATTCCACGGGACATGCCCGATGAATATAATCAGGCAATAATGGATTTCGGTGCCAGACAGTGCACGCCCACTAACCCCAATTGTACAGAATGTCCCCTTAAATCCAATTGCTTTGCTTATACTAATGAACTGACCAAGGTTCTTCCCGTCAAAATAAAGAAGCTCAAAATCCGAGAAAGGAACTTCCATTACTACCTGATCAAATGCGGAAGCAAGTGGGTCTGGAATAAAAGAGGATCTGGAGATATCTGGGAAGGGCTTTTTGATTTTCCTTCCAAAGAACAAGGTGTAAGTAAAAATCCAATTGATTGGGAATCATTTGAAGGGGAAGAAACTCAACATTATGAAAAGAAATACCGACATATTCTGTCGCATCAACGTTTGAATGCTACATTTTCAGAAGTAGAAATTCCGAGCAAGAATTATCATAAATTGGCCGATTGGTGCAATAAAGAGGGTTTCACACTGGTCAAAGAGGACCAAATTGACGAACTGGCCAAGCCTAAGTTGATTGTAAATTTTTTGACTGATCAGGGGATTTGA
- a CDS encoding single-stranded DNA-binding protein, whose translation MAGVNKVILVGNLGADPEVKYLEGDNVVANISLATTEAYKDRNGNRVEQTEWHDLELWGQQAKIAEQYLKKGSQIYVEGKIKSDKWTDEQGQNRKKVRIRVLSFTMLGGKPEGGNMPAGQASNPQSKPTAAPAPSGGDKMVMDEGDDDLPF comes from the coding sequence ATGGCAGGAGTCAACAAAGTAATATTAGTAGGAAATTTGGGAGCAGACCCTGAAGTAAAATATCTTGAAGGAGATAACGTGGTGGCAAATATCAGTCTAGCTACCACAGAAGCCTATAAAGACCGAAATGGTAATAGAGTTGAACAAACGGAATGGCATGACTTGGAACTTTGGGGTCAGCAGGCCAAGATTGCTGAGCAATACCTAAAGAAGGGAAGTCAAATCTATGTGGAAGGAAAGATAAAATCTGATAAATGGACTGATGAACAAGGTCAAAACAGAAAAAAGGTAAGAATTCGTGTGTTGAGCTTTACCATGCTGGGCGGTAAACCAGAAGGTGGAAATATGCCGGCAGGTCAAGCTAGTAATCCTCAATCCAAGCCAACAGCAGCTCCGGCCCCTTCAGGAGGTGACAAAATGGTCATGGATGAAGGAGATGATGATCTTCCATTTTAA
- a CDS encoding tetratricopeptide repeat protein produces the protein MKKSILTFALLFMWITFVKAMDPAYEAAMQKQIQAMNSIPNLETAQQVTNGFIRIAEAKNEEWLPLYYAAYMNVISAFRFDVNKDQYFDQALQWVNKAAEISPDNSEITALHGFVIMGKLSVDPASRGQEMSPMAMQLFSKAINQDRENPRAVTLMAQMELGMSQFFGSGPEKACGMARLGLELFKKEKMKITDDYILPTWGERDAEGVLKNCK, from the coding sequence ATGAAAAAGTCAATTTTAACGTTCGCTCTATTATTTATGTGGATCACTTTTGTAAAAGCCATGGACCCTGCTTATGAAGCGGCTATGCAGAAGCAAATACAGGCTATGAACTCTATTCCAAACTTGGAAACTGCACAGCAGGTAACCAATGGTTTTATCAGGATCGCAGAAGCAAAAAATGAGGAGTGGCTTCCATTGTATTATGCAGCTTATATGAATGTAATTTCAGCTTTCCGTTTTGATGTCAATAAAGACCAATATTTTGACCAAGCTTTGCAATGGGTGAATAAAGCAGCTGAAATATCCCCAGATAATTCTGAAATCACCGCATTGCATGGATTCGTTATCATGGGTAAACTAAGTGTAGATCCAGCCAGTAGAGGACAAGAAATGAGTCCTATGGCCATGCAACTATTTAGTAAGGCCATTAACCAAGATCGTGAAAATCCTCGTGCGGTTACCTTAATGGCCCAAATGGAATTAGGAATGTCACAATTCTTCGGTTCTGGACCAGAAAAAGCATGTGGAATGGCAAGATTAGGGTTAGAGCTTTTTAAGAAGGAGAAAATGAAAATTACAGATGACTATATCTTACCTACTTGGGGAGAAAGAGATGCTGAGGGTGTTTTAAAGAATTGTAAATGA
- a CDS encoding TonB-dependent receptor translates to MKTLYLFTYLFFLQIGLLFGQSQISGIITDEKGLALPGVNIFIKGSFDGASSDTEGKYVFETSLEGEQTLVFQFLGFKAQELSINCNQQSIQVESIRLIEAITEMNAVTISAGAMDASDESKAVILKPIDIVTTPSAMGDVVGAFQTLPGTSTVGNDGRLFVRGGDASEVGIYVDGMRVGNAYGTTAANVPTRTRFNANLFKGTFFSTGGYSAEYGQALSSALALKTKDLAIRNQGDLSIMSVGGGYSHTLANEKHSITLSANYFDLQPYQNLIKQNFDWERSPHSWDLELAAQQKIKKNGLVKVLARTESGGMSLWRPEPGKEERGVLTDINNSYSYVQTNYRQALKNNWTLFSGIAFSHNKDEIGLDSLQVHRTSNLTHIKTTATKDFSDRLSANTGIEVYLHGYEELLPNKNLSRKIDETEAYLFTEWDWYLNKDFIVRGGLRGGRSQLSDQYWLDPRISLAYKVSESGTISFASGKFHQLPVDNYRVIENSLHNSKSNHLILNYLYANNGITFRSELFYKSYDRLVTFEGYPQDPQELNNGGYGNAKGFDLFYRDRKSIKNTDFWVTYSFVDSERKFDQFSNQVQPNFAPKHNFSIVAKHFITNLNSQFGASFSLNDGYTYANPNLPGEMNSKTESYQSLSLSWSYLPKPNLIIHLACSNVLGRENIFGYTYTQNSNEMGVFESLPSGQAAPRFLFLGIFLTLSKDKTANNLNNL, encoded by the coding sequence ATGAAAACGCTCTATCTTTTTACTTATCTCTTTTTTCTTCAAATAGGCCTCTTATTTGGGCAAAGTCAAATTTCGGGAATCATCACCGATGAAAAAGGCCTCGCTCTACCAGGTGTCAATATCTTTATTAAAGGTAGCTTTGATGGGGCTAGTAGTGACACAGAGGGCAAATATGTTTTTGAAACTTCTTTAGAAGGTGAACAAACCCTTGTTTTCCAATTTTTAGGATTTAAAGCACAGGAACTTTCTATCAATTGTAATCAACAATCTATACAAGTAGAATCTATCCGCTTAATCGAAGCAATTACCGAAATGAATGCTGTAACTATTTCTGCCGGGGCTATGGATGCGTCTGATGAAAGTAAAGCAGTCATCTTGAAACCAATTGATATTGTCACGACCCCAAGTGCTATGGGTGATGTTGTGGGAGCATTTCAAACTTTACCAGGTACAAGTACTGTAGGAAATGACGGAAGGCTATTTGTACGTGGTGGTGATGCCAGCGAAGTGGGTATTTACGTGGATGGCATGCGTGTTGGAAATGCGTATGGCACTACTGCTGCAAATGTTCCAACAAGGACTCGATTCAATGCTAATTTATTCAAAGGGACTTTTTTCAGTACAGGAGGCTATTCAGCGGAATATGGCCAAGCGCTTTCCTCTGCTTTGGCTTTAAAAACCAAAGACTTAGCCATCCGAAACCAAGGGGATCTTAGCATCATGTCCGTAGGAGGAGGATATTCCCACACGCTCGCCAATGAAAAGCACAGCATTACCCTATCCGCTAATTATTTTGATCTACAGCCCTATCAAAATCTAATCAAACAAAACTTTGATTGGGAAAGAAGTCCTCACAGCTGGGATCTGGAATTAGCTGCTCAACAGAAAATTAAAAAGAATGGCTTAGTGAAAGTATTGGCTAGAACAGAATCAGGGGGAATGTCACTTTGGAGGCCAGAACCTGGTAAAGAAGAAAGAGGAGTCCTGACTGATATCAACAATTCCTATTCTTATGTTCAGACAAATTATAGACAAGCTCTTAAAAACAACTGGACCCTATTTTCAGGAATCGCTTTTTCGCACAACAAGGATGAGATCGGGTTGGATAGTCTGCAGGTTCACCGAACTAGTAATCTAACGCACATTAAAACTACCGCAACAAAAGATTTTTCTGATCGATTATCTGCCAATACGGGGATAGAAGTGTATCTCCATGGTTATGAAGAGTTACTTCCCAATAAAAATCTTAGCAGAAAAATTGATGAAACCGAAGCTTACCTATTCACAGAATGGGATTGGTATCTCAACAAAGATTTCATAGTAAGAGGGGGCCTTCGAGGAGGTAGGAGCCAGCTATCCGATCAATATTGGCTCGACCCTAGGATTTCATTAGCATACAAAGTTTCCGAAAGTGGGACAATCTCTTTTGCCTCTGGAAAATTTCATCAATTACCTGTGGATAACTACAGAGTCATAGAAAATAGTTTACATAATTCAAAATCCAATCACCTGATTTTAAATTACTTATATGCAAATAATGGCATTACATTTCGAAGTGAACTATTTTATAAATCATATGATAGATTGGTCACTTTCGAAGGTTATCCACAAGATCCACAAGAGCTAAACAATGGTGGATACGGTAATGCAAAAGGATTTGACCTCTTTTATAGGGATAGAAAAAGCATCAAAAACACGGATTTTTGGGTCACTTATAGTTTTGTGGACAGTGAACGAAAATTTGATCAATTCTCCAATCAGGTTCAACCGAATTTTGCTCCAAAGCACAACTTTTCGATAGTGGCAAAGCATTTCATAACAAATCTGAATTCACAATTTGGGGCTTCATTTTCTTTGAATGATGGCTATACCTACGCCAACCCAAATTTGCCAGGAGAGATGAACTCAAAAACCGAGAGCTATCAAAGTTTAAGTTTGTCATGGAGCTACCTACCCAAACCGAATTTGATCATTCATTTAGCTTGCAGCAATGTGTTGGGAAGGGAAAATATCTTTGGGTATACCTATACTCAAAACTCCAATGAAATGGGAGTTTTTGAATCTCTGCCAAGTGGACAGGCAGCTCCTAGATTTCTCTTCCTTGGGATCTTCCTGACTTTATCCAAAGACAAAACAGCAAATAATCTAAACAACTTATAA
- a CDS encoding sensor histidine kinase — translation MNLYSELALFYYLPTMLKKSSSKKSQGLWNNLRSFLIINLCIAIILVIFFCPKCFLSWDGIVGVIPDFFYSFIITMALSFGGSKIEDYYDQRISWISYPLKRLICTILTYLVYSFVVSFIIVFSFAYLQGQFNLSKIPWSSILDFTFVPMQIAFVFMAIFTTRSWLLEWRKSAIEAEQLRSEKLASQYQGLKDQLNPHFLFNSLNVLSNLVYEDADRSAAFIQKLSKIYRYVLDVQHEELISLEEEAAFARNFLQLQKIRFEDSLEFNIQLQQVNKYFLPPLSLQLLLENAIKHNIASQENPLFIHIIQKEDELWVSNTLQLKSGNTTTNKGIGLENIRLRYLHLSNKKITITQTQDEFLVQLPLLKIFK, via the coding sequence ATGAATCTTTATTCTGAATTAGCTCTTTTTTATTATCTTCCTACGATGCTTAAAAAATCATCTTCTAAAAAAAGTCAAGGATTATGGAATAACTTACGAAGCTTCCTAATCATCAACCTTTGCATAGCCATCATCTTGGTAATATTTTTTTGTCCCAAATGCTTTTTGAGTTGGGACGGAATTGTCGGTGTGATTCCTGATTTTTTCTATAGCTTCATCATAACCATGGCCTTGAGTTTTGGAGGTAGTAAAATTGAGGATTATTATGATCAACGAATTTCCTGGATTTCTTATCCTCTCAAAAGACTAATTTGCACCATACTGACTTATTTGGTGTATTCATTTGTCGTATCTTTTATCATTGTATTTTCCTTTGCATACCTTCAGGGCCAATTTAACTTATCTAAAATCCCATGGAGCTCCATACTGGATTTCACCTTTGTACCAATGCAAATTGCATTTGTATTCATGGCGATATTCACAACCAGAAGTTGGCTTTTAGAATGGAGAAAATCAGCGATCGAGGCAGAGCAGCTAAGATCCGAAAAACTAGCTAGTCAGTATCAGGGACTAAAAGACCAGCTAAATCCTCATTTCCTTTTTAATTCTTTAAATGTGTTATCAAATCTAGTGTATGAAGATGCAGATCGGTCTGCAGCTTTTATTCAAAAACTTTCTAAGATTTATCGATACGTTTTAGATGTCCAACATGAAGAATTGATATCATTGGAAGAAGAAGCTGCGTTTGCTAGAAACTTTCTGCAACTTCAAAAAATTCGATTTGAGGACAGCTTAGAGTTCAACATCCAACTTCAACAAGTAAATAAATATTTTTTGCCCCCTCTATCATTGCAATTGCTATTAGAGAATGCTATTAAACACAATATTGCAAGTCAGGAAAACCCGCTTTTTATTCATATTATTCAGAAAGAGGATGAGTTATGGGTAAGCAATACCTTACAATTGAAATCCGGAAATACAACCACTAATAAAGGGATTGGGCTGGAAAATATCCGTTTAAGATACCTTCATCTCAGCAATAAAAAAATTACAATAACTCAAACACAAGATGAGTTTCTTGTTCAGCTTCCATTATTAAAAATATTCAAATGA
- a CDS encoding tetratricopeptide repeat protein has protein sequence MKKTQLILIVVGIIAIAGLYALPSVVVDNEGEVDAISQDNAGAESSDSNSVAMHEAELTPDQEAAVASLKGRLDNGDSDLNTESLLDSLGSIYQELGKFDSAGYYFGLAADESNNLVLAEKAGESYYEAFTFALDANKVAFTAEQTRKYLTQVLENDPTRLDLKTKVAMTYVSSSNPMQGITMLREILEQDPQNEDALFNMGILAIQSGQYKRAAERFEELIQYHPQNLQGQFYLGVSYFEANQKNKAKAQFEAVKEMTGDEMILSSIQGYLDRL, from the coding sequence ATGAAAAAAACTCAGCTCATTCTCATTGTTGTGGGAATCATCGCCATAGCAGGGCTTTATGCCTTGCCTAGTGTGGTGGTGGATAATGAGGGCGAAGTAGATGCAATTTCTCAGGATAATGCAGGTGCAGAGTCCTCGGATTCCAATTCGGTTGCCATGCATGAGGCTGAGTTGACTCCTGATCAAGAAGCTGCTGTAGCTTCACTCAAAGGAAGACTGGACAATGGAGATTCAGATTTGAATACTGAATCATTATTGGATTCTTTGGGTTCTATTTATCAGGAGTTGGGAAAATTTGACAGTGCAGGCTATTATTTTGGCTTAGCTGCAGATGAGAGCAACAATTTAGTGCTGGCTGAAAAAGCCGGAGAATCTTACTACGAAGCTTTCACATTTGCGTTAGACGCCAATAAGGTAGCATTTACTGCTGAACAGACTCGAAAGTACTTAACTCAGGTGTTGGAGAACGATCCCACCCGATTGGATTTGAAAACCAAAGTCGCCATGACTTATGTTTCGTCTTCGAACCCTATGCAAGGTATTACGATGCTTCGGGAAATTCTCGAGCAAGATCCTCAAAATGAGGATGCTTTGTTTAATATGGGTATCTTAGCGATTCAATCAGGTCAATACAAGCGAGCTGCGGAGCGTTTTGAGGAATTGATTCAATACCATCCTCAGAATCTTCAAGGTCAGTTTTACCTTGGGGTGAGCTATTTTGAAGCCAATCAAAAGAATAAAGCAAAAGCTCAGTTTGAGGCAGTGAAGGAAATGACAGGGGATGAAATGATCCTTAGTAGTATCCAGGGCTATCTTGACAGGCTATAA
- a CDS encoding Rne/Rng family ribonuclease: MSTELLIDSAQSGSRIALLQDKSLVELHSEGMDNQFKVGDIYLGTVRKIVNGLNAAFIDVGYEKDAFLHYQDLGPNFNSLMKFTKMVRNNNYSNYNLKGFDNEPEIDKIGKISNILSKNNQVLVQVVKEPISTKGPRLSCELSLPGRYLVLVPFSDSVNVSKKIRSNDERKRLLRLINSIKPANFGVIIRTVAEGQSVTELDKDLRNLLTNWEEGMKKLLKAKSRDKVIGEMSMASSLVRDLLNESFDAITVEEESTYDQIRSYIRSIAPEKEKIVRLYNGKAKLFENFGIEKQIKSLFGQTVSLPQGGYVIIEHTEALHVIDVNSGNKSNQESDQESTALKTNLVAAKEIARQLRLRDMGGIIVVDFIDMRRAENKKVVYEAMKEELKLDRSKHTVLPLSKFGLMQITRQRVRPEVNIVTKETCPACNGTGKIQASILVADKLEKDLEHIATIQNVDHIHIGLHPYLHAYFTTGFISRRVKWFLKYYKWIKLIKDSSLPVTEYRFLDESGEEIELQVKSETN, from the coding sequence TTGAGTACGGAATTATTAATTGATTCTGCTCAAAGTGGTAGTCGAATTGCCCTCCTTCAAGATAAAAGCTTGGTTGAATTGCATTCCGAAGGGATGGATAATCAATTCAAGGTTGGTGACATTTATTTGGGTACGGTCCGAAAAATCGTCAATGGGCTCAATGCAGCCTTTATTGATGTTGGTTATGAGAAAGATGCCTTTCTTCATTACCAGGACCTTGGCCCGAATTTCAACAGCCTGATGAAGTTCACCAAAATGGTGCGCAACAACAACTACAGCAATTATAATTTGAAGGGTTTTGACAACGAACCTGAAATAGACAAGATTGGGAAGATTTCCAACATCCTGTCTAAAAATAATCAAGTGTTAGTACAGGTCGTTAAAGAACCCATCTCTACAAAAGGACCCCGACTATCCTGCGAGCTCTCTCTACCGGGTCGTTATCTCGTATTGGTTCCCTTCTCAGATTCTGTGAATGTTTCTAAGAAGATCAGAAGCAACGACGAGAGAAAAAGACTTTTAAGGCTCATTAATTCGATCAAACCTGCCAATTTTGGTGTGATTATTCGCACTGTGGCAGAAGGTCAGTCCGTCACTGAACTGGACAAAGACCTTCGAAATCTTCTCACTAATTGGGAAGAAGGAATGAAAAAATTATTGAAAGCCAAAAGTCGAGACAAGGTAATAGGAGAGATGAGTATGGCCTCCTCATTAGTGAGGGACCTTCTCAATGAATCCTTCGATGCAATTACCGTAGAAGAAGAATCCACTTACGATCAGATCAGATCCTACATCAGGTCCATAGCGCCTGAGAAAGAAAAAATTGTCAGGCTTTACAATGGTAAAGCTAAGCTATTTGAAAATTTTGGAATAGAAAAGCAGATCAAAAGCCTGTTTGGACAGACGGTCAGCCTTCCTCAAGGAGGGTATGTGATCATCGAACACACCGAAGCCCTTCACGTCATTGATGTGAATAGTGGAAATAAATCCAATCAGGAAAGTGACCAGGAATCAACAGCATTAAAAACCAATCTGGTCGCTGCGAAAGAAATTGCCAGACAGCTGCGCCTCCGAGATATGGGAGGTATTATTGTAGTTGACTTTATAGACATGAGAAGAGCCGAAAATAAAAAGGTCGTCTATGAAGCAATGAAAGAAGAGCTAAAACTGGACAGATCTAAGCATACTGTTTTGCCGCTGAGCAAATTTGGGCTCATGCAGATCACCCGCCAAAGAGTAAGGCCGGAAGTTAATATTGTTACCAAAGAAACCTGTCCTGCTTGTAATGGAACTGGAAAAATCCAGGCATCTATTTTAGTTGCCGACAAGCTTGAAAAAGATCTGGAGCATATAGCTACTATCCAAAACGTGGATCATATCCACATCGGGCTGCATCCCTATCTGCACGCATACTTTACTACCGGTTTTATTAGCCGCAGAGTAAAGTGGTTTTTAAAGTATTACAAATGGATTAAACTGATTAAAGATTCTTCCCTACCGGTAACGGAATACAGATTCTTAGATGAATCTGGAGAGGAAATAGAACTTCAAGTAAAAAGCGAGACTAATTAG
- a CDS encoding LytR/AlgR family response regulator transcription factor: MKILLIEDEKPAVKRLLGLIKDYFPTSEFITDLDTVKKTIQWLRSHENPDLMFCDIQLADGNSFEIFEQVSVKTPVIFTTAYDQYAIKAFKVNAVDYLLKPIDPEELQRAIDKFNQQKLNQNLDLSLIQQLITKEKSSFKNRFLVKFGEKIQSISIQEVAFFYSEERVTFLQTHEGKKYVLDSTLEQVESQIDPTLFFRINRKYLCSYSSISDIFTYSNSRLKIKLINCEDQDILISRDKTSAFKSWLDG, translated from the coding sequence ATGAAGATTTTACTAATTGAGGATGAAAAACCAGCTGTCAAAAGACTCTTGGGTCTTATAAAGGACTACTTTCCTACTTCAGAATTCATTACTGATCTAGACACGGTGAAAAAAACCATTCAGTGGTTGCGATCCCATGAAAACCCTGACTTGATGTTTTGCGACATTCAATTGGCAGATGGAAACAGTTTTGAGATTTTTGAGCAAGTGAGTGTTAAAACTCCGGTCATTTTTACAACCGCCTATGATCAATATGCCATTAAAGCTTTCAAGGTCAATGCTGTGGATTATCTATTAAAGCCCATCGACCCTGAGGAATTACAAAGAGCAATAGATAAATTTAATCAACAGAAGCTTAATCAAAACCTGGATTTATCACTTATTCAGCAGCTCATTACCAAAGAAAAGTCCAGCTTTAAAAACCGATTTTTAGTGAAGTTTGGAGAAAAAATTCAAAGTATTTCCATTCAGGAAGTTGCTTTCTTTTATAGTGAAGAGCGCGTTACTTTTTTACAAACCCATGAGGGTAAAAAGTATGTGTTGGACAGCACTTTAGAGCAGGTAGAATCACAGATTGACCCCACTTTATTTTTCCGAATAAACCGAAAATATCTTTGTTCATATTCCTCAATTTCAGATATTTTCACTTATTCAAATAGTAGACTCAAAATCAAACTGATTAATTGTGAAGATCAGGACATTTTGATAAGTCGTGACAAAACTTCAGCTTTTAAAAGCTGGCTGGATGGTTAA